Genomic window (Melioribacteraceae bacterium):
ATTGAAAAAACAGATAGTTCTAACATATGTCAATCTGGTTCATTATGTGATTCACAAAACAAATTTGAACCAAGCCGGTGTTTTAGACCGCCGCGATTATTTTCAATTTGGAATTGAGGGCTTAAGCGAAGCAATAGATCGTTTCGATCCCGATTATGGCACAAAATTCGAAACATATGCTATTCAAAGAATCCGCGGTAAAATTTATGATGAACTTCGTAAATACAATACCAAATATGAAATTTCATCCGATAACGATTCTTCTCCAACCTACACATACTCCAATCTTTCGCTAAATCATTCGGTAAGTGAAGATGAAGGAATGCAGCTTCATGAAATGATACCAAGCGGAAACGACAAACCTGATACCGTTTTGGAGAAGAAGGATATGAAGAATAAGCTTCTCGATTTAATTAAGGGGTTGGCAGAAAGAGAAAGAACAATACTTAGTTTGTATTACTACGAAGAATTAAACTATAAAGAAATTGCACAGGTGTTAAACATAACTGTATCACGTGTTTCGCAAATACATTCAAGAACTCTAAACTCATTAAAATTAAGGTTAGCAGATTACAATGCTTGATACTAAAATTTCTGAATCAAAGGAAAAAATAAAAAATCATTTATCTACTATTGGTAATCTTCCTTCGGTGCCTCATATTATCACAGAAGTTTCTCAATTGCTCGATAATGAAAAAACCAGCGCAAACGATCTTTGCAAGGTAATATCTCAAGATCAGGGAATTGTAACAAAAATTTTATCTGTTGCAAATTCACCTTTGTACGGACTGCCAAGAAGAGTATCCACAATTGAATTTGCGGTAGTGATAATCGGATTTGAGCACATAAAAAATATTTTAGTTGCTCTTTCCTTGGTTGAAGCATTTAAAGGTGGCAATTCTCCAAATTGGAATCATATGTCTTACTGGACACACTCACTTTTAACGGCGACAGCGGCAAAAAGATTAGCCGATGATTTGCGTTATCCGAAATCGGGTGAGGTTTTTACCGCCGGATTGCTTCATGATTTGGGTCTTGTTGTTTTACAACGTTTTATGAACAAAGATTTTAATACTATTTTGAAAAATGTTGATGTTGAAAATAAAAACTATTTACAAGCTGAATTTGATTCATTAGGATTTACTCATCAGGATATTTCTGAATATTTGTTAGAGAAATGGAATTTCCCTCCATACATAATTGAAGCGGTGTTGTATCATCATAAACCTGCATTAGCTGAAAAAGGAAAAATTTTAGCGGCAATAATTCATCTGGCAGATTATATGACTCAAAAATTTCAGATTGGCGCATTTGAATGGGACAGCAATTTTGAATTGGATGAAAGTGTAATTCAAATTCTTGGACTCGGATCCCCCGAGTATTTTGAAAAGTTTGTTAACGGGTATGAGGAATTATTTAAAAGTCATTTAGAATCATTAAATGTGTAGGACAAAATGGAAACAGTAACAATTGATTTATCGCAGAGAAGAGAAAGAACAGAATTAATTTTAAAGAAGGTTAATACACTTTCTCCTATTCCAAAAATCTTATCTGAAGTGCTGCAGTTACTAAACGATATCAATACTAGTCCACATGTGCTGGCAAAAGCCATTACGAAAGATCAAAGCGTTGTTTTAAAACTTTTAACAATCGCAAACTCCCCATTTTATGGTTTAACAAAACGAGTATCTTCAATAGAATTTGCGATAATGATACTTGGTTTTGATGAGATTAGAAATATTGTTTCCGCGTTATCTTTAATGGAATCGATGAAGAACAAGAGTGATCAATATCTCGATCAGAAAAAATTCTGGATGCATTCATACTTAACCGCTACAATCTCGAAAAAAATTGCTATGGATCTTGGTCTTGAAAAAAGCGGCGAAGCATTTATTGCCGGTTTATTGCACGATCTTGGTATTTCAGTCATCCACCGTTTTATGCATACCGATTTTGTAAGTATTACTGAACTAAATAAGAATGGACTCAATCTACTTGAAGCCGAAACACAAATATTAGGAATGGATCATCAGGCTATTGGCGAGATGCTTCTCAAAAACTGGAATATACCAGATTTAATTTGCGGTATTGTTAGATATCATCACAATCCGGTATTATCAACCAACTCGCCGGTTTTAACTTCAGTGGTTCATTTGGCCGACTATATGACGCAGAAACTCCAAATGGGAGAACTTGCTTTCGACAATACAATTGACCTGAACGAACAAATCTTTACTACACTTCATTTCAAAGACTTAAGCGAATTAAGCAAATTTATTGAAGGCTATAAAGAACCAATTCAAGCACAAATGGAATCATTAAAGTATTTAGTATGAGACTAATAAAAAACAATACTGCGGAATATGAATCATTCCATAAATCGCTTCAGTATTTTACAAAAAGTTCTGAAACGAAAGGTGAGCTTAAACTAATAAATTTTGAAAGCCACCGCGGCAATGCAAATTTGATTGAGCGTTATTCCTTCTTCACTCAAAAATTAGCAGCATACCAAAGCAAAATATTAGCTGCCTCAAACCTAGTTGAAATTAATTTGGTTTTTCAAGATTTCCTGAAAAACATAATAATGGCAAAGGAAGTTGAAATATTTTTCCTAACAGAGGGAAGTCAAAATATTGTTCCTCTGAATAATCAAATTAATCCTGTTCACCACTCAGCAGTGGTAAAAGCTTTTAAGAATGGAATTCTTGATTGGATTTTTGAAACAAAGAAGGCAACTATATTAACCGATTTTAACGCACCAATAAATTCAAACACAAAACTAAATCAAATATTATTTCCATTATTAGATCAGAAAGCAAACTATGGATTGCTTTCAATTGCTACTCCTATCAGCAAGATTTCTGAAAACTCGTTGGAATATCAGGCTATTCAAATATTACTTGGAATAACAAGCCCGGTAATTATGAATCTTAAAAACAAAAAAACCATTAATAAGCTCTATCAAGAAGTACAGGTTTATCAATCCAAGATTAATAACGATTCAGATATTTACGCACTAGGTGAAATGACTGAAGGTATTCTAGAAAACATTCTTGAACCTCTTCAGGTAATACTTAGCTACGTTGACATAATGGAAAGTGAAGAATCGGTTGAGAAGGAAATTACTTCTAAAATAAAAGAGCAGGTTAAAAAAGTTAGTGAATTAACTAATCGTCTTGGTAAGTATATAAGTTTAAATAAGCCATCTGATAAACAGAATCAATCATGCGATCTCAATAAAATTGTAAAAGAATTTAACATGGTTGTTAACTCCACAATGCAGAATTTAGGTATAGACTGCGATCTTGACCTTGAGGAGAATATTCCCCCGGTACTAAGTGATCCTAATGACATAAAACAATTATTTGCCGGTGTATTTTCAATAATCAAGAGCGGCGCAAAAAGCGGCGGCGCTGTTGTAATTCAAACAAAATATATAAAAGAAAAAGTGGTTCTCTCTTTCTTTACAACTGAACAGATTCCGGTATTGAATGATCCAAAGAAATTTGAATCGAATGTTACCGTAAAAATTATAAAAGAATTAATGAAGAAGAATGAAGGTTCGGCAGAGTTTAATTCACTTCCGCTTAAGGGAACGATAATACATTTAGTATTTCCATTAAAAAGGAAATTAAACTTATGAAACAAATTTTAAGCATCGTAATCGTGTTGTTATTGGCCAAAAGTATTTATGCACAAGATATGCTGATTGATACAACAGTTGCGGCTAAGCAGGATACCATTTCCATAAGTGATATGGTTAATAAGCAAATTGAAATTGCAAGATTAAAAAGTGAATTTAACAGTCATTCAGCATCGGTAACCCCTAAAGTTGAAGAAGAGGTAGTTGAAATTGTAACTGTAAAGGCGGAGCCATCAAATAAACTAATTGAGTTGCTGGTTAATATCCCGATTCAATATATACTATTTATATCATTTAGCAGCCTTATAATCTTTTTTGTTATTGGCAGAAGGGTAATGCTTTCATTTAAGAGAAGAACCAAAAGAGCTCTTAAAAAGAAAATTAGCGCATTGCGCGAAGAAAAAGTTGTATCAGTTGCAAATCCAAAACTTCAAACTACCCGGAAAAAACTTAAAGGAAGAATTAGAGAAAATTCTATTAAGTCGATAAATAAAATTGCGAAAGAGTTGAGCATCTCAAAGGGAGAAGTACAACTTGCCGCCAGATTAAAGTTTTTTGAAGTTGGAAAAATTTAAGAGGACGATATGATTAAAGGAATTTATACAGCGGGAAGAAGTTTACATCAGCGTACTCAAAATATTGATGTTGTTTCTAATAATCTTGCTAACCTTAGTACAGTTGGATATAAGAGAGAAATTCCTTTTTCTGAAATGGTAAATGAATATGGCGAAATTGAAATCAGAAAACTTACAAGTATGGTTCAAGGCGAAATAATTCATACTAATAATCCTATGGATCTCGCAATTTCCGGTAAAGGATTTTTTGTCGTTAAAAATGATAATGGTGAACTTGAACTTACCCGTGATGGAAAATTTAAGATATCTGACGAAGGTTTCTTAGTTGATAAGAATGGAAGATCTGTAATGGGAAAAGGGGGAGAGATTTCTCTTCAAGATTCGATGCTGCAAAATATGAACACAATTACAATTGATAAAAATGGCGAATTAAAGGTTGATGAAAAATTATACGATAAATTATTGATTGTAAAAGTTGAAGATGAAAGTGCAATGGAAAGATCTGGTGGTGCAAATTTTTTACCGGGCAGCAGTGGTTTTATTGAAGTGCCGGAAAATGAGTATGGTGTTTCGCAAGGATTTTTAGAGCAAGCAAACACAAACCCGATAATCGAAATGGAAGAAATGATTCAAGTAAGTAAAAATTATGAATCGGCGCAGAAAATAATTGCCGCGCTCGATCGTTCATTGGAAGATGCAATTAGCATCGGTAAAATTTAAGAGAGGTAGCTATGTCAACAAGAGCACTTAGAACAGCATCATCAGGAATGCACGCTCAACAAATAAACATTGAAGTAATCTCGAATAATATTGCAAACATCAATACAACCGGATTTAAAAAGAACAAAGCTGAGTTTCAGGATTTAATGTACCAGGAAGTACACGTTAATCCATTGACAGCTTCAACACCGGGAGTGGAAGACACCACAACTCATAAAATTCAGATTGGAAATGGTGTTAAACCGGCGGCATCAACAAAATTATTTATACAGGGGGATATTTCTGCTACTAATAATCAGCTTGATTTTGCAATTCAAGGAGATGGTTTTTTTCAGTTGAGGAAAACGGATGGTACTTTTGTTTACACCCGCGATGGCGCGTTTAAATTGAGCGCGGATGGTAAAGTAGTAACTACTGGCGGGTATATTCTTGAACCGGGAATATCACTTAATTCTGATATGACTACGCTTTCGGTTAATAAAGATGGTTCTATTGATGGAATTGATTTAAATGGCAATCGTGTTCCATTAGGAAATATAGAACTGGCAAAATTTATAAATCCGGGTGGATTGATGGCTCTTGGCGATAATTTATATGGTGAAACTGCCGCTTCAGGTCAGCCAATACTCGGTGCACCTTCATCTCTTGGCTTCGGTGAAATTCATCAAGGTTATCTTGAAGCTTCAAATGTTGATATAGTTGAGGAAATGGTTGCGATGATTGGCGCTCAACGAGCATATGAAATTAATTCTAAGACAGTTAAAACTGTTGAAGAAATGATGACGATGGCAAATAACCTAAAACGATAATAGAATGACTTTGCTAATTAACATATTGTGTTTATTTCTTATCTCCTCCGGAAATGGATTTGAAAAAGATGTTAAGAATTATCTGGATAAGAAATTATCCGGTTATAGCAAATATGAATTTGAAATCGCTCATGCCCCAAGATCCTATAAAAAGTTGGAAATTGAGGATGGAGAACAATTCAAAATTAACAAAGGAATTTTATTGCTTCCGGTTAAAATAACCCATGAAGATAATAATACTTCAAAATCAATTGTTACAATTAAAGTTAAGCTCTATAAGAAAATTGCTAAGACTATAAATCCAATAAGAAGAAACGATATAATTAACTCAGGCAGTCTCACGAGTGAAGTAGCTGAAATAACTAATTTAAATGGAACGCCAATTAGTTTAAATAAAGATTACACTGAGTATAGAATAAAACATAATCTTAAAGCAGGAGTGGTACTACTTGAAGAACATCTAGAACTGATCCCAATAATTCAAAAAGGGGAAAAAGCAATTCTTCATACAGGTTCAAATGGCGTGAATGTATCGCTTGAGGTTATAACTCGCAAAGATGGAGTTACAGGAGAAATAATAACCGTTGTTAATGGTAATAAAATGTATAAAGCGAAAGTAATTGACCAATTCAATTTAAGTTTAGTTGAGTAAAAAATGAAAACAAGAATATTAATAATAGCATTAATTCTACCATTTATAATAAACGCTCAATCCATGAGACAGAACGCAGCGTTTTCACTTTTTTCTGACAATAAAGCCGCCATGCCGGGGGATGCCGTTACAATAATTGTACTGGAATCTACTCACGCATCTAATAACTCAGCAACTTCTGCAGGAAGAAAAAGTGAGGCTGGGTTTGGAATGTCGGGCGCAATCGATAAAACAACATTGCCAAATGTAGATTTTGATATCAATAGTGGTAATGACTTTTCGGGGAAAGGTTCAACACAAACAACAGGAAGCATTCGCACAAAAATTAGCGCAGTTGTTGATACAGTTTTAGCTAATGGTAATTTGAGAATTAGAGGAAGTAAAAAGATCACAATTAACGGGGAAGATCAGATAGTGAAAATAAGTGGGGTAATTAGAACTTCAGATATAAGAACAGATAATACAGTTTATTCACACAGCATTACTGATGCGGATATTTCATTTGAAGGAAGCGGATTAATTGATAACGCACAAAAACCGGGCTGGTTAACAAAATTGTTTCATTGGCTATTTTAGGTATAATTATGAAAAACATGAGAAATACATTTGTAATAATTGCGCTGTTTATCAGCTCAATAATTAGCGGACAGAGAATCAAAGACGTTGCCTATATAAGCGGTAAAAATACAGAACAAGTTATTGGTTATGGATTGGTTGTTGGTTTAGCAGGTACAGGTGATAGCTATAGATCCTCGTTTACAGTTCAATCTGTAACAAGCATGTTGAACCGATTTGGTATTACTATTCCTCAATTTGATCTTAAAACTAAAAACGTTGCCGCTGTTATAGTTACAACATCATTGAACTCAAGTTTAAAAGTAGGTGCTGAGTTTGATGTAACGGTTTCATCTCTTGGTGATGCTACTAGTCTTCAAGGTGGAACACTATTGATGACTCCACTTTCTACTATGACGGGAAAAGTTTATGGATTTGCACAAGGCGCAATTTCGGTTGGCGGATATGATATTAGCACTTCATCAGGAAGTAGAATTTCACGTAATCATACTCTTGCCGGCAGAGTTCCAAGGGGAGGTACATTAAAAGAATCGCTGAATTTGGGACTTGATATTGTTGATGAATTTTCTGTCTTCTTAAAAGAACCCGATTATACTACCGCTCAAAATATTTCTACTCAAATTAATCAGACTTTCGGCGCTGATGTGGCAAAATCTATGGATGGTGCAGAGGTTAGAGTTACTATTCCACAAGATAGACAGAATAATCTTATCGGTTTCTTTTCCGAGATTGAAAATTTAACCGTTGTAGTTGATGAAGTTGCAAAAGTTGTGTTGAATGAAAGAACCGGAACAGTAGTATCGGGAAGTACGGTTCGAATACAGCCAGTAACAATTACTCATGGCGGATTAAATATATCAATTAGATCATTTCCGATTATTTCTCAGCCAAATTCATTTTCGCAAGGAAGGACTGCAATATTCAATAATCAAGTTCCAACTATTGAACAAGATTCATCAAAAACCGTAGCTATACAGGGAGCAAGTAATGTTCAAGAAGTAGCTTCGGCTCTTAATTCACTAAAAGTAGCTCCCAGAGATATAATTGCAATATTTCAAGCACT
Coding sequences:
- a CDS encoding HDOD domain-containing protein; protein product: METVTIDLSQRRERTELILKKVNTLSPIPKILSEVLQLLNDINTSPHVLAKAITKDQSVVLKLLTIANSPFYGLTKRVSSIEFAIMILGFDEIRNIVSALSLMESMKNKSDQYLDQKKFWMHSYLTATISKKIAMDLGLEKSGEAFIAGLLHDLGISVIHRFMHTDFVSITELNKNGLNLLEAETQILGMDHQAIGEMLLKNWNIPDLICGIVRYHHNPVLSTNSPVLTSVVHLADYMTQKLQMGELAFDNTIDLNEQIFTTLHFKDLSELSKFIEGYKEPIQAQMESLKYLV
- a CDS encoding flagellar basal body L-ring protein FlgH — protein: MKTRILIIALILPFIINAQSMRQNAAFSLFSDNKAAMPGDAVTIIVLESTHASNNSATSAGRKSEAGFGMSGAIDKTTLPNVDFDINSGNDFSGKGSTQTTGSIRTKISAVVDTVLANGNLRIRGSKKITINGEDQIVKISGVIRTSDIRTDNTVYSHSITDADISFEGSGLIDNAQKPGWLTKLFHWLF
- the flgG gene encoding flagellar basal-body rod protein FlgG encodes the protein MSTRALRTASSGMHAQQINIEVISNNIANINTTGFKKNKAEFQDLMYQEVHVNPLTASTPGVEDTTTHKIQIGNGVKPAASTKLFIQGDISATNNQLDFAIQGDGFFQLRKTDGTFVYTRDGAFKLSADGKVVTTGGYILEPGISLNSDMTTLSVNKDGSIDGIDLNGNRVPLGNIELAKFINPGGLMALGDNLYGETAASGQPILGAPSSLGFGEIHQGYLEASNVDIVEEMVAMIGAQRAYEINSKTVKTVEEMMTMANNLKR
- a CDS encoding flagella basal body P-ring formation protein FlgA, whose translation is MTLLINILCLFLISSGNGFEKDVKNYLDKKLSGYSKYEFEIAHAPRSYKKLEIEDGEQFKINKGILLLPVKITHEDNNTSKSIVTIKVKLYKKIAKTINPIRRNDIINSGSLTSEVAEITNLNGTPISLNKDYTEYRIKHNLKAGVVLLEEHLELIPIIQKGEKAILHTGSNGVNVSLEVITRKDGVTGEIITVVNGNKMYKAKVIDQFNLSLVE
- a CDS encoding flagellar basal body P-ring protein FlgI, producing the protein MKNMRNTFVIIALFISSIISGQRIKDVAYISGKNTEQVIGYGLVVGLAGTGDSYRSSFTVQSVTSMLNRFGITIPQFDLKTKNVAAVIVTTSLNSSLKVGAEFDVTVSSLGDATSLQGGTLLMTPLSTMTGKVYGFAQGAISVGGYDISTSSGSRISRNHTLAGRVPRGGTLKESLNLGLDIVDEFSVFLKEPDYTTAQNISTQINQTFGADVAKSMDGAEVRVTIPQDRQNNLIGFFSEIENLTVVVDEVAKVVLNERTGTVVSGSTVRIQPVTITHGGLNISIRSFPIISQPNSFSQGRTAIFNNQVPTIEQDSSKTVAIQGASNVQEVASALNSLKVAPRDIIAIFQALKEAGALIAELIIM
- a CDS encoding HDOD domain-containing protein, whose protein sequence is MLDTKISESKEKIKNHLSTIGNLPSVPHIITEVSQLLDNEKTSANDLCKVISQDQGIVTKILSVANSPLYGLPRRVSTIEFAVVIIGFEHIKNILVALSLVEAFKGGNSPNWNHMSYWTHSLLTATAAKRLADDLRYPKSGEVFTAGLLHDLGLVVLQRFMNKDFNTILKNVDVENKNYLQAEFDSLGFTHQDISEYLLEKWNFPPYIIEAVLYHHKPALAEKGKILAAIIHLADYMTQKFQIGAFEWDSNFELDESVIQILGLGSPEYFEKFVNGYEELFKSHLESLNV
- a CDS encoding flagellar hook basal-body protein gives rise to the protein MIKGIYTAGRSLHQRTQNIDVVSNNLANLSTVGYKREIPFSEMVNEYGEIEIRKLTSMVQGEIIHTNNPMDLAISGKGFFVVKNDNGELELTRDGKFKISDEGFLVDKNGRSVMGKGGEISLQDSMLQNMNTITIDKNGELKVDEKLYDKLLIVKVEDESAMERSGGANFLPGSSGFIEVPENEYGVSQGFLEQANTNPIIEMEEMIQVSKNYESAQKIIAALDRSLEDAISIGKI
- a CDS encoding sigma-70 family RNA polymerase sigma factor, whose translation is MSNAILWSTYKQNPTPELKKQIVLTYVNLVHYVIHKTNLNQAGVLDRRDYFQFGIEGLSEAIDRFDPDYGTKFETYAIQRIRGKIYDELRKYNTKYEISSDNDSSPTYTYSNLSLNHSVSEDEGMQLHEMIPSGNDKPDTVLEKKDMKNKLLDLIKGLAERERTILSLYYYEELNYKEIAQVLNITVSRVSQIHSRTLNSLKLRLADYNA